A region of Rhizorhabdus wittichii RW1 DNA encodes the following proteins:
- a CDS encoding TonB-dependent receptor (PFAM: TonB-dependent receptor; TonB-dependent receptor, plug), giving the protein MRENDDFRRMLRSSLVAGISGVLICAGSPTLAQAATASSDEGQARASDGSQLGDIVVTAQRRSRAETAQRVPIAITAVSGRQLEEMHALTLTDVGRVAPNVSLTPSGTFPGTANFLIRGIGVNTSDPSAEPAVGVFVDGMYYGVNLGVVTDAFDLESVEILRGPQGTLFGRNVTGGAVVMRSRRPSGEFGLQGKVSYGNFNQISGAASVEGPLIKDVLNAKVAIMSNSNNGLFANAANPGNRIGRHNDLIVRPIMEFKPSDRLTLTLIGEIGRMDDYGTPSINVFNNAGAPIPSGKFILSSDFDAHSQQRWKHVILEGAYEVPNGTIKATLTARKIRTSFETDVDASSAQIFSFVAPTGLHQHQKSAEIIYNGKFGDYFELTAGGNYFQQMANYSEARSLNGGASRPVSDGILHQKTGGVFAQGDAHFGTVTITAGGRYTIDHKAVMTAALGGCSLDGTVCNYAFSNAHTWRDFTPKAGIRWQPTNALQFYFTYTKGFRGGGYGLRNSPGVLPGPYNPEKVDAYEVGAKSEWFDRRLRVNMALYRNTYDDLQRLVQDFNLVQRTLNAASARIQGAEIEIAAIPVRNLTLSGSVGYTDAKYLAFNNLDLTGDKVPDPLLAKRLLLSQAPKWNYNLTASYDVPIGDAGKLNFRGNYYHLGKRANDDLNKAILPSYGLLDASVSWSSADDRYKISVFGKNLANKLAYANGGTVSSTFESLPLLPPRRYGVEVSFKL; this is encoded by the coding sequence ATGCGTGAGAATGATGATTTCCGGAGGATGTTGAGAAGTTCGCTGGTCGCGGGAATCTCTGGCGTCCTCATCTGCGCCGGCTCGCCGACGCTCGCCCAGGCGGCCACGGCATCGTCGGATGAAGGCCAAGCGCGGGCGAGCGATGGCAGTCAACTCGGCGATATCGTCGTCACGGCCCAGCGGCGCAGCCGCGCCGAAACGGCGCAGCGCGTGCCCATCGCGATCACCGCCGTGTCGGGCCGGCAGCTCGAGGAGATGCATGCGCTCACCCTGACCGACGTTGGCCGGGTGGCGCCGAATGTCTCGTTGACGCCGAGCGGCACCTTTCCGGGGACGGCCAATTTCCTCATCCGCGGCATTGGCGTCAACACCAGCGATCCCTCGGCCGAGCCAGCGGTCGGCGTGTTCGTCGACGGCATGTATTATGGCGTGAACCTGGGCGTAGTGACCGATGCCTTCGATCTGGAGTCGGTCGAGATATTGCGCGGCCCGCAGGGGACGCTTTTTGGCCGCAATGTGACCGGCGGCGCCGTCGTTATGCGGAGCCGCCGCCCGAGCGGCGAGTTCGGCCTTCAGGGCAAGGTCAGCTATGGCAATTTCAACCAGATCAGCGGTGCCGCGTCGGTCGAGGGGCCATTGATCAAGGACGTGCTGAACGCGAAGGTCGCGATCATGTCCAATAGCAACAACGGGTTGTTCGCGAACGCCGCCAATCCCGGCAATCGCATCGGGCGACACAATGATCTGATCGTCCGCCCGATAATGGAGTTCAAGCCAAGCGACCGGCTGACGCTGACGCTGATCGGGGAGATCGGCCGGATGGACGATTATGGGACGCCGTCGATCAACGTCTTCAACAATGCCGGCGCGCCGATCCCTTCGGGCAAGTTCATTCTGTCGAGCGATTTCGACGCGCACAGCCAGCAGCGCTGGAAGCATGTCATCCTTGAGGGGGCCTACGAAGTCCCCAATGGCACGATCAAGGCGACCTTGACCGCGCGGAAGATCAGGACGTCTTTCGAGACCGACGTCGATGCGAGCTCCGCGCAGATATTCTCGTTCGTCGCGCCGACCGGGCTCCACCAGCATCAGAAATCCGCCGAGATCATCTATAACGGCAAGTTCGGAGATTATTTCGAACTGACCGCCGGCGGAAATTATTTCCAGCAGATGGCGAATTATTCCGAGGCCAGAAGCCTTAACGGCGGGGCCTCGCGTCCAGTCAGCGACGGAATCCTTCATCAGAAGACCGGCGGAGTCTTCGCGCAGGGCGATGCGCATTTCGGCACCGTGACGATCACGGCAGGCGGCCGCTACACGATCGACCACAAGGCGGTGATGACCGCGGCGCTCGGCGGGTGCAGCCTGGACGGCACGGTCTGCAACTATGCGTTCAGCAATGCCCACACCTGGCGCGATTTCACGCCGAAGGCCGGCATTCGCTGGCAGCCGACCAACGCGCTGCAGTTCTATTTCACCTATACGAAAGGCTTCCGCGGCGGGGGATATGGTCTGCGGAACTCGCCTGGCGTGCTGCCCGGGCCGTATAATCCCGAGAAGGTCGACGCTTATGAGGTCGGCGCCAAATCGGAATGGTTCGATCGTCGGCTTCGCGTCAACATGGCGCTGTACCGCAACACCTATGACGACCTGCAGCGGCTGGTTCAGGATTTCAATCTGGTGCAGCGCACGCTCAACGCGGCATCGGCGCGGATCCAGGGCGCCGAGATCGAGATCGCCGCCATACCGGTCCGCAATCTGACGTTGAGCGGTTCGGTCGGCTATACCGATGCCAAATATCTGGCGTTCAACAATCTGGATTTGACCGGTGACAAGGTGCCCGATCCCCTGCTCGCCAAGCGGCTCCTTCTGTCGCAGGCGCCCAAGTGGAACTATAATCTGACAGCCAGTTACGACGTTCCGATCGGTGATGCCGGCAAGCTGAACTTCCGGGGCAATTACTATCACCTCGGAAAGCGCGCGAACGATGATCTAAACAAGGCGATCCTACCGTCCTACGGCCTGCTAGACGCCAGCGTCAGCTGGTCGTCCGCGGACGACCGCTACAAGATATCGGTGTTCGGAAAGAATCTGGCCAACAAGCTGGCCTATGCCAATGGCGGCACGGTGAGTTCGACTTTCGAGTCTCTCCCGCTGTTGCCGCCGCGCCGATATGGCGTCGAAGTCTCCTTCAAGCTGTAA